One part of the Papaver somniferum cultivar HN1 unplaced genomic scaffold, ASM357369v1 unplaced-scaffold_123, whole genome shotgun sequence genome encodes these proteins:
- the LOC113331013 gene encoding uncharacterized protein LOC113331013, with amino-acid sequence METHPLFYRFMGANSEMQIHNPKYPLCNAYPNPNLPVAEFINHDDKTWNVGLVQAFFTRENCQKILQLGLPISGEYRIVWPFTKSGSFTTKSAYKLLAGELPDPNVPSYPIYKIIWSFPVIPKVQLFIWKCFENIFPSKVRLSRYAPSQDISCSMYDSGLPESAEHLILNCSYSRDVWANVPNGSIILSDAGTSISIQEWIQKWFESGRSRDFLCSIFTAAWCLWRERCFRMFQDQQLNHLHTSRMAVNLYHDSMNYLNANSSQNPHPTRTDLSPPSNSDLPHNCVLVYCDAPYDKNSNQTGIGILVTDIARSYQGCKLINGKARNPEEAESMAVFEALKWLKNKNHVSICVRNDAKNVMEYLLNNKNQTS; translated from the exons ATGGAGACTCATCCActcttctacagatttatgggtgCAAATTCTGAAATGCAA ATTCATAATCCAAAATATCCTCTGTGTAATGCTTATCCTAATCCCAATCTACCTGTAGCTGAATTCATTAATCATGATGATAAAACATGGAATGTTGGTTTAGTCCAAGCTTTTTTCACTAGAGAAAACTGTCAAAAAATTCTGCAACTTGGGTTACCTATATCTGGCGAGTACAGAATAGTTTGGCCCTTCACTAAGTCTGGTTCTTTCACTACGAAGTCTGCGTATAAGCTATTAGCAGGTGAACTCCCTGACCCTAATGTCCCTAGTTACCCCATTTACAAAATTATTTGGTCTTTCCCTGTCATACCTAAAGTCCAATTATTCATTTGGAAATGTTTCGAAAACATCTTTCCATCTAAAGTCAGACTTTCTAGGTATGCTCCTAGTCAAGATATTAGTTGCAGTATGTATGATTCTGGCTTACCGGAAAGTGCAGAACATTTAATCCTTAACTGTAGCTATTCAAGAGATGTTTGGGCTAATGTTCCGAATGGTAGCATTATTCTATCTGATGCAGGTACTAGCATTTCTATCCAAGAATGGATCCAAAAGTGGTTCGAAAGTGGGCGGAGTAGAGATTTTCTATGCTCCATCTTCACCGCTGCTTGGTGTCTATGGAGAGAAAGGTGCTTCAGGATGTTCCAAGATCAACAACTAAATCATTTGCATACTTCTAGAATGGCTGTCAATCtctaccatgattccatgaactACTTAAATGCCAATTCTAGCCAAAATCCCCACCCTACAAGAACTGATTTATCCCCACCCTCTAACTCTGATCTCCCCCACAATTGCGTGTTGGTGTATTGTGATGCCCCTTATGATAAAAATTCTAATCAAACTGGCATTGGTATTCTTGTTACTGACATTGCACGCAGCTATCAAGGGTGCAAATTAATCAATGGGAAGGCCAGAAATCCAGAAGAAGCGGAGAGCATGGCTGTGTTCGAAGCGCTGAAGTGGCTGAAAAACAAGAATCATGTCAGCATTTGTGTCAGGAATGATGCAAAGAATGTGATGGAATATCTTCTCAATAATAAAAACCAAACTAGTTAG
- the LOC113331014 gene encoding uncharacterized protein LOC113331014 — MVQKNNQTTDGAIKELQPQMSSMAGRLNLLKTQNSGKLPSQPINPRETVNAVTLRSGTRTVQPEDAEKSKDPKVQVLEKEITDSSQTDEVPKTNSKPLVSTYVPPLPFPGRFANKKVEQDKEILDILEKIHVNIPLIDAIRQVPKYTRVLIDLCTKKKRLTGNEVMSVGENVFAILQKKLPPKRKDPGSFDIPVVIGNKSFGKAMLDLGASVNVMPASIYESLNLGPLKETRIVLELADRSNVYPRGIIEDVLVQVNQLVFPADFVVLEMDSGLDASIPMLLGRPFMKTSKIVINVDKGTLTMEFDDEKIRFDIFGAMRYPSDVHSDVHANVVDAG; from the coding sequence ATGGTGCAAAAGAATAATCAAACGACTGATGGTGCAATCAAGGAGTTGCAGCCACAAATGAGCTCCATGGCAGGTAGATTGAACCTTTTGAAAACAcagaatagtgggaaactcccttctcaacctattaatccTAGAGAAACTGTTAATGCTGTgacattgagaagtggtacacgaaCTGTGCAACCAGAAGATGCTGAGAAAAGCAAAGACCCCAAGGTGCAGGTTTTGGAGAAAGAGATTACCGACTCTTCCCAAACCGATGAGGTACCTAAAACAAACTCTAAACCTCTTGTTTCAACTTACGTTCCTCCTTTACCATTTCCTGGCAGGTTTGCTAACAAAAAGGTGGAACAAGACAAGGAGATTTTAGATATACTCGAGAAGATTCATGTTAATATCCCGCtgatagatgcaattaggcaggttCCTAAATACACAAGAGTTTTGATAGACCTATGCACCAAGAAGAAAAGGTTAACAGGTAATGAGGTGATGAGTGTGGGGGAAAACGTTTTTGCTATCCTCCAAAAGAAACTTCCACCTAAACGCAAGGATCCAGGTAGTTTCGATATACCTGTTGTGATTGGTAATAAAAGTTTTGGAAAAGCTATGCTTGATTTAGGAGCATCAGTTAATGTTATGCCCGCATCTATTTATGAGTCCTTGAATTTGGGTCCTTTGAAAGAAACCCGTATTGTTCTTGAACTAGCTGATCGTTCTAATGTTTACCCTAGAGGTATTATTGAAGATGTGCTTGTGCAGGTgaatcaactagtatttccagctgattTCGTTGTATTGGAAATGGATAGCGGGTTGGATGCATCTATACCGATGTTATTGGGGAGGCCTTTCATGAAAACATCTAAAATTGTTATTAATGTTGACAAGGGAacgctcactatggaatttgatgatGAAAAGATTCGTTTCGATATTTTTGGAGCAATGCGTTATCCTAGCGACGTTCATTCGGATGTTCATGCTAATGTCGTAGACGCGGGCTAA